Proteins found in one Triticum urartu cultivar G1812 chromosome 4, Tu2.1, whole genome shotgun sequence genomic segment:
- the LOC125553259 gene encoding cysteine-rich receptor-like protein kinase 15 encodes MPSPALALALLLLAASIAASQAETKCLDSVASPSAAPAPPTSNTTNSSAFQANVLTLLNALPRAAAPTGFASLSLGTGRDRAFVRGLCRGDTTPSECLASLQAGVLDSRGKCASNRSVASWYDKCYITYADTNATNNYNYEVRSIDVLSDIPTSFDRSSHDQEFYSLLDRLVARAASAGGTGEAKFATGEAVYAPNGTMYGLAECMRDLSGEECNQCLQLLLTPMPSCCNGYQGGTAQNFNCRLRVQAYAYYDLALDAPPPAAAPPGPISSLGKRRLQQVILDVGISVGTLLVLVVVLACVFRQRRRIKANKENQDNAGDGMNYISLEALRAATSNFSINNKLGEGGFGEVFKGELQDGTKIAVKRLLKDSAQGLDELKNELMLANRLKHKNLVQLLGVCLREKLMVYEYMPNGSLHTSLFSSEKAHQLDWTKRSMIISGIARGLLYLHQESRLKVIDRDLKPSNILLDLDMTPKISDFGLSRAFGGDQSMDITKRPVGTIGYMSPEYAYCGQVSTKSDMYSFGVIVLEIVTGRRNNRSVEDDTACRSLLSYVWEKWSAGSMEEVVDPSLAGRYPDSEVRNCVQIGLLCVQRNPSARPTASEVVVMLDSYSMSMTMRTPPRPAFCFAQPGIISPSLSYHSNLDAPGSSNDVTISDVQPR; translated from the exons ATGCCGTCCCCGGCGCTGGCCCTCGCGCTCCTCCTCCTAGCCGCAAGCATAGCAGCTTCCCAGGCGGAGACCAAGTGCCTAGACTCCGTTGCTTCTCCCTCCGCCGCACCAGCACCACCGACGTCCAACACTACCAACAGCAGCGCGTTCCAGGCCAACGTCCTCACGCTCCTGAACGCCCTCCCCCGTGCGGCGGCGCCAACGGGTTTCGCCTCCCTCTCCTTGGGCACCGGCCGCGACCGTGCCTTCGTCCGCGGCCTCTGCCGCGGCGATACCACACCGTCCGAGTGCCTCGCGAGCCTGCAAGCAGGCGTCCTGGACTCCCGCGGCAAGTGCGCGTCCAACCGGAGCGTCGCATCCTGGTACGACAAGTGCTACATCACCTACGCCGACACAAACGCCACGAACAACTACAACTACGAGGTGCGCTCGATTGATGTGCTGAGCGACATCCCGACATCTTTTGACCGGAGTAGCCACGACCAGGAGTTCTACTCGCTGTTAGATCGCCTGGTGGCACGGGCGGCAAGCGCCGGAGGCACTGGGGAGGCGAAGTTCGCCACCGGGGAGGCCGTGTACGCACCCAATGGGACGATGTACGGTCTCGCGGAGTGCATGAGGGACCTTAGCGGCGAGGAGTGCAATCAGTGTCTGCAATTATTGTTGACCCCTATGCCGTCCTGCTGCAACGGATATCAGGGAGGGACGGCGCAAAACTTCAACTGCCGACTTCGGGTTCAAGCATATGCCTACTATGACCTGGCGCTCGACGCTCCGCCTCCGGCTGCCGCACCGCCCGGGCCCATCTCCTCGCTCG GAAAGAGGAGATTACAACAAGTCATCCTTGATGTTGGTATTTCTGTTGGAACTTTATTAGTCCTAGTGGTTGTCCTCGCTTGTGTTTTCCGGCAGAGGAGAAGGATCAAGGCCAACAAGGAAAACCAAG ATAATGCAGGGGATGGCATGAACTATATTAGTCTGGAAGCGTTAAGAGCTGCAACATCCAATTTTTCTATAAACAATAAACTGGGAGAAGGAGGATTCGGAGAGGTGTTTAAG GGCGAATTGCAGGATGGAACCAAAATAGCCGTCAAAAGGCTCTTAAAGGACTCTGCTCAAGGGCTCGATGAGTTGAAAAATGAGCTAATGTTAGCTAACAGACTTAAGCACAAGAATCTGGTGCAGCTTCTCGGCGTTTGCTTGCGAGAGAAATTGATGGTGTACGAATACATGCCTAATGGAAGCCTACACACGAGCCTTTTCA GTTCAGAGAAGGCACACCAGCTGGATTGGACGAAAAGAAGCATGATCATCTCTGGGATTGCTCGAGGTCTATTGTATCTCCACCAGGAGTCTCGTCTAAAAGTCATAGACCGCGACCTGAAGCCAAGCAACATCTTACTGGACCTGGATATGACACCCAAGATCTCGGACTTTGGTCTGTCTAGGGCTTTCGGTGGAGATCAATCAATGGATATAACAAAACGTCCTGTCGGTACAAT TGGATACATGTCTCCGGAGTATGCGTACTGTGGCCAAGTCTCTACCAAGTCCGACATGTACAGCTTCGGAGTCATAGTTCTAGAGATTGTGACTGGTAGGAGGAACAATAGGTCGGTTGAAGATGATACTGCCTGCAGATCTCTGCTCAGCTAC GTATGGGAGAAGTGGAGCGCAGGCTCGATGGAAGAGGTGGTAGATCCTTCCCTGGCCGGACGTTACCCTGACAGCGAGGTGCGAAACTGCGTGCAAATCGGGCTGCTGTGTGTCCAGAGGAATCCCAGCGCCCGGCCGACCGCGTCGGAAGTGGTCGTCATGCTCGACAGCTATTCCATGTCGATGACTATGCGGACTCCCCCCAGGCCAGCGTTCTGCTTCGCACAACCTGGCATCATCAGTCCATCACTCAGTTACCACAGCAACCTGGATGCCCCCGGTTCAAGCAATGACGTGACGATATCCGATGTGCAGCCTAGGTAG